A section of the Scylla paramamosain isolate STU-SP2022 chromosome 33, ASM3559412v1, whole genome shotgun sequence genome encodes:
- the LOC135089716 gene encoding UMP-CMP kinase 1-like isoform X2, whose protein sequence is MVVSWVSRAVHSLVMAAKYNVVFVLGGPGAGKGTQCAKIVEKFGYVHLSAGDLLREERAKSGSEYGELIDGHIKNGTIVPVEITCRLLERAMKVCTQRCLDRGAAGSGRTDDNIESLKKRFDTYMNATMPIIEHYESKGLVRTIDATRNVDEIFDDVSKLFA, encoded by the exons ATGGTTGTATCGTGGGTCTCTCGGGCAGTACATTCTCTTGTCATGGCTGCTAAATACAATGTAGTGTTTGTACTCGGAGGACCTGGTGCTGGCAAGGGGACTCAGTGTGCCAAGATTGTAGAG AAATTTGGATATGTGCACCTCTCAGCGGGTGACTTGCTGCGGGAGGAGAGGGCCAAATCAGGCAGTGAGTATGGGGAGCTCATTGATGGCCACATTAAGAATGGTACCATTGTCCCGGTGGAGATCACTTGCCGTCTCCTGGAGCGTGCAATGAAG GTGTGCACCCAGCGCTGTCTGGATCGAGGAGCAGCTGGGTCTGGACGCACTGATGACAACATTGAGTCTTTGAAGAAACGTTTTGACACCTACATGAATGCCACCATGCCCATCATTGAACACTATGAGAGCAAAGGTCTTGTTAGAACCATTGATGCCACCAGGAATGTTGATGAAATTTTCGACGATGTCTCAAAGCTTTTTGCATAA
- the LOC135089716 gene encoding UMP-CMP kinase 1-like isoform X1, with protein MVVSWVSRAVHSLVMAAKYNVVFVLGGPGAGKGTQCAKIVEKFGYVHLSAGDLLREERAKSGSEYGELIDGHIKNGTIVPVEITCRLLERAMKHSGKNNFLIDGFPRNKNNYEGWNKEMGDKTDLKFVLFFTCPLEVCTQRCLDRGAAGSGRTDDNIESLKKRFDTYMNATMPIIEHYESKGLVRTIDATRNVDEIFDDVSKLFA; from the exons ATGGTTGTATCGTGGGTCTCTCGGGCAGTACATTCTCTTGTCATGGCTGCTAAATACAATGTAGTGTTTGTACTCGGAGGACCTGGTGCTGGCAAGGGGACTCAGTGTGCCAAGATTGTAGAG AAATTTGGATATGTGCACCTCTCAGCGGGTGACTTGCTGCGGGAGGAGAGGGCCAAATCAGGCAGTGAGTATGGGGAGCTCATTGATGGCCACATTAAGAATGGTACCATTGTCCCGGTGGAGATCACTTGCCGTCTCCTGGAGCGTGCAATGAAG CATTCTGGGAAAAACAACTTCCTCATTGATGGCTTTCCACGCAATAAGAATAATTATGAGGGATGGAACAAAGAAATGGGGGACAAAACTGATCTTAAATTTGTTTTGTTCTTCACATGCCCTCTTGAG GTGTGCACCCAGCGCTGTCTGGATCGAGGAGCAGCTGGGTCTGGACGCACTGATGACAACATTGAGTCTTTGAAGAAACGTTTTGACACCTACATGAATGCCACCATGCCCATCATTGAACACTATGAGAGCAAAGGTCTTGTTAGAACCATTGATGCCACCAGGAATGTTGATGAAATTTTCGACGATGTCTCAAAGCTTTTTGCATAA
- the LOC135089714 gene encoding regulator of nonsense transcripts 1-like isoform X1, whose product MSVDAYGPSSQSLTFYDTEEPDLLGADTQGSEYEFNLTLGSQTQTQGDPLDKTQPSHSQVTVNGDVEAEVEKVTETLGELQFEEEEDENAFYTKELPEWACRYCGIHDPASAVMCNVCHKWFCNGRGNTSGSHIINHLVRAKHKEVSLHKDGLVRDTVLECYACAVKNVFVLGFIPAKAESVVVLLCRQPCAAQSSLRDMNWDPEQWKPLINDRALLPWLVRVPSEAEQLRARQITAQQINKLEELWKENASATFDDLERPGVDEEPQQVCLRYEDGFQYQNIFGPLVKLEADYDKKLKESQTQDKIEVRWDIGLNKKICAYFTLAKTDGDMRLMHGDELRLRYLGDLHKPWSGVGHVIKIPDNFGEEVGIELKSNVGVPTDCRDKFVVDFVWKSTSFDRMQAALRKFAVDDSSVSPYIYHRLLGHVEIDELIFRHIHLPKQLSAPNLPTLNNSQQYALKHALQRPLSLIQGPPGTGKTVTSATIVYQLVKQTGGSVLVCAPSNTAVDQLTEKIHKTGLKVVRLCAKSREAIDSPVSFLALHNQIRNLEDNGELQKLQQLKEETGELSSADEKRYRMLKKQAEKTLLEAADVICCTCVGAGDPRLARLKFHSILIDESMQATEPECMVPVVLGAKQVILVGDHCQLGPVVMCKKASRAGLSQSLFERLVVLGIRPFRLTVQYRMHPQLAQFPSNFFYEGSLQNGVADADRTMKGVSFPWPQADKPQFFYVTSGQEEIAGSGTSYLNRTEASSVEKLVTRFLNSGVKPEQIGVITPYEGQRAYLVQYMQYQGPLNQKLYQRLEVASVDAFQGREKDLIIMSCVRSNEHQGIGFLSDPRRLNVALTRARYGIIIVGNPKVLSKQGLWNHLLHHFKEKKVLVEGPLNNLKESMMQFSKPKRLVNAANPGSHFMTTAMYDAREAMVPGSMYDRSGPINGATPQPSPYFRGPPYDMYGRAHDTLDYISTEHSQPGLSNLPVPVGMFMNMAHVPPRFYQQHQQALAARGGRVGGVGMRGNRAGSRKQTKNMGGAGAPQLSQPFSQDPSMQSYSQPGLTQGHLSQGMSGPGLSGLSQGLSQAELSQDSYMVDQFQSQTDGLLSQDSTYQGDRAFFTPASQTHHFSQPY is encoded by the exons ATGAGTGTCGATGCGTACGGTCCCAGTTCCCAGAGTCTGACCTTCTATGACACCGAAGAGCCTGACCTTCTGGGGGCTGACACGCAGGGGTCTGAGTATGAGTTCAACTTGACCCTCGGCAGCCAGACCCAGACCCAGGGTGATCCACTGGACAAGACTCAGCCCTCCCACAgccag GTTACTGTCAATGGAGATGTAGAAGCAGAGGTGGAGAAAGTGACAGAAACCCTAGGAGAACTGcagtttgaggaggaggaagatgaaaatgccTTCTATACCAAG GAGCTCCCTGAGTGGGCCTGCCGGTACTGTGGCATCCATGACCCAGCCTCAGCCGTAATGTGCAATGTGTGCCACAAGTGGTTCTGCAATGGCCGCGGCAACACCTCTGGCTCTCACATCATCAACCACTTGGTGCGCGCCAAACATAAG GAGGTGAGCCTGCACAAGGATGGCCTGGTGCGGGACACTGTGCTGGAGTgctatgcttgtgctgtcaAGAATGTCTTTGTGCTGGGCTTCATTCCTGCCAAGGCTGAGTCTGTGGTGGTACTACTGTGCCGCCAGCCCTGTGCTGCCCAGAGCTCTCTTAGGGACATGAATTG GGATCCTGAGCAGTGGAAGCCCCTGATCAACGACCGTGCACTGCTGCCTTGGCTGGTGCGTGTCCCCTCTGAGGCTGAGCAGTTGCGTGCCCGCCAGATAACAGCACAGCAGATCAACAAGCTGGAAGAATTGTGGAAGGAGAATGCCTCAGCCACCTTTGATGACCTGGAGAGGCCAGGGGTGGATGAGGAGCCCCAGCAAGTGTGTCTCAG GTACGAGGATGGTTTCCAATACCAGAACATCTTTGGTCCATTGGTGAAGTTGGAAGCAGATTATGACAAAAAGCTGAAGGAATCCCAGACCCAAGACAAGATTGAAGTGCGCTGGGACATTGGCCTCAACAAGAAGATCTGTGCTTACTTCACTCTTGCCAAAACTGATGGAG ACATGCGGCTGATGCATGGGGATGAGCTACGGCTGAGGTACCTGGGAGACCTGCATAAGCCCTGGTCTGGGGTGGGGCATGTCATCAAGATCCCAGACAACTTTGGGGAGGAGGTGGGCATAGAGCTGAAATCCAATGTTGGAGTGCCCACAGACTGCCGGGACAAGTTCGTGGTTGACTTTGTGTGGAAGTCAACTAGCTTTGATAG GATGCAGGCTGCCCTACGCAAGTTTGCTGTTGATGACTCCTCTGTATCACCCTACATATACCATCGTTTGCTGGGTCATGTGGAGATCGATGAACTTATCTTCCGCCATATTCACCTTCCCAAGCAGCTGTCTGCTCCTAATCTGCCAACCCTCAATAACTCCCAG CAATATGCCCTGAAACATGCCTTGCAGCGACCTCTGTCTCTCATCCAAGGCCCCCCAGGCACAGGCAAGACAGTGACCTCAGCCACCATTGTGTACCAGCTGGTGAAGCAGACAGGTGGCTCCGTGTTGGTGTGTGCTCCTTCAAATACTGCAGTCGATCAGCTCACTGAGAAGATACACAAGACTGGCCTGAAG GTGGTGCGGCTGTGTGCCAAGTCCCGTGAAGCCATTGACTCTCCCGTGTCCTTCCTTGCCCTCCATAACCAGATCCGTAATCTAGAGGA TAATGGTGAGCTTCAGAAGTTGCAACAGCTAAAGGAGGAAACTGGTGAGCTGTCATCTGCTGATGAGAAACGTTATCGCATGCTCAAGAAACAGGCTGAAAAG ACCTTGCTGGAGGCTGCTGATGTCATCTGCTGCACATGTGTGGGTGCTGGAGATCCCAGGTTGGCTCGTCTTAAATTCCACTCCATCCTAATTGATGAATCCATGCAGGCCACCGAACCTGAGTGCATGGTGCCA GTCGTATTGGGAGCCAAGCAGGTCATTCTGGTAGGGGACCACTGCCAGCTGGGGCCAGTGGTGATGTGCAAGAAGGCTTCTCGTGCAGGGCTCTCACAGTCCCTGTTTGAGCGTCTGGTGGTTCTGGGCATTCGACCTTTCCGTCTTACTGTCCAGTATCGTATGCATCCACAGCTAGCACAGTTCCCTTCAAACTTCTTTTATGAAGGTTCCCTACAGAATGGTGTGGCTGATG CTGATCGCACCATGAAGGGTGTAAGTTTCCCCTGGCCCCAAGCAGACAAGCCACAGTTCTTCTATGTCACATCTGGTCAAGAGGAGATTGCTGGTTCAGGAACCTCCTACCTGAATCGCACTGAAGCTTCCAGTGTGGAGAAGCTGGTTACTCGCTTCCTTAATTCCGGGGTGAAACCAGAGCAGATTGGAGTTATCACCCCATATGAGGGCCAGAGAGCTTACTTG GTCCAGTACATGCAATACCAGGGACCTCTCAACCAGAAGCTGTACCAACGCCTGGAGGTAGCCAGTGTGGATGCATTCCAGGGCCGTGAGAAAGATCTCATCATTATGTCTTGTGTGCGATCAAATGAACACCAGGGCATTGGCTTCCTCTCTGACCCTCGTCGTCTCAATGTGGCACTGACCCGAGCTCGTTATGGTATCATCATTGTTGGCAATCCTAAAGTGCTCTCCAAG CAAGGACTATGGAACCATTTGCTCCATCACTTCAAGGAGAAGAAGGTGTTGGTGGAAGGACCCCTCAACAACCTTAAGGAGTCTATGATGCAGTTCAGCAAGCCCAAGCGTTTGGTTAATGCTGCCAATCCAGGCTCTCACTTCATGACCACTGCTATGTATGACGCCCGTGAGGCCATGGTACCCGGCTCTATGTATGATCGCTCTGGTCCCATTAATGGTGCCACACCACAACCCTCACCCTACTTCAGAG GTCCACCCTATGACATGTACGGCCGTGCCCATGACACCCTGGATTACATCTCTACTGAGCACTCTCAACCTGGCCTCAGCAACTTACCAGTCCCAGTGGGGATGTTCATGAATATGGCCCATGTGCCACCTCGCTTCTATCAACAGCATCAGCAGGCTCTAGCAGCCCGGGGTGGCCGTGTGGGAGGAGTTGGAATGCGTGGTAACAGGGCCGGCTCAAGGAAACAGACCAAGAACATGGGTGGGGCAGGTGCTCCTCAGCTCTCCCAGCCTTTCAGTCAGGATCCCTCCATGCAGAGTTACTCACAGCCAGGACTCACCCAGGGTCACCTCTCACAG GGCATGTCTGGTCCTGGCCTAAGTGGACTGTCTCAAGGATTGTCTCAGGCTGAGCTATCCCAGGACTCCTACATGGTGGATCAGTTCCAGAGTCAGACCGATGGCCTTCTCTCTCAAGACTCCACTTACCAGGGCGATCGTGCGTTCTTCACCCCAGCATCACAAACGCACCACTTCTCACAG CCATACTGA
- the LOC135089714 gene encoding regulator of nonsense transcripts 1-like isoform X2: protein MCNVCHKWFCNGRGNTSGSHIINHLVRAKHKEVSLHKDGLVRDTVLECYACAVKNVFVLGFIPAKAESVVVLLCRQPCAAQSSLRDMNWDPEQWKPLINDRALLPWLVRVPSEAEQLRARQITAQQINKLEELWKENASATFDDLERPGVDEEPQQVCLRYEDGFQYQNIFGPLVKLEADYDKKLKESQTQDKIEVRWDIGLNKKICAYFTLAKTDGDMRLMHGDELRLRYLGDLHKPWSGVGHVIKIPDNFGEEVGIELKSNVGVPTDCRDKFVVDFVWKSTSFDRMQAALRKFAVDDSSVSPYIYHRLLGHVEIDELIFRHIHLPKQLSAPNLPTLNNSQQYALKHALQRPLSLIQGPPGTGKTVTSATIVYQLVKQTGGSVLVCAPSNTAVDQLTEKIHKTGLKVVRLCAKSREAIDSPVSFLALHNQIRNLEDNGELQKLQQLKEETGELSSADEKRYRMLKKQAEKTLLEAADVICCTCVGAGDPRLARLKFHSILIDESMQATEPECMVPVVLGAKQVILVGDHCQLGPVVMCKKASRAGLSQSLFERLVVLGIRPFRLTVQYRMHPQLAQFPSNFFYEGSLQNGVADADRTMKGVSFPWPQADKPQFFYVTSGQEEIAGSGTSYLNRTEASSVEKLVTRFLNSGVKPEQIGVITPYEGQRAYLVQYMQYQGPLNQKLYQRLEVASVDAFQGREKDLIIMSCVRSNEHQGIGFLSDPRRLNVALTRARYGIIIVGNPKVLSKQGLWNHLLHHFKEKKVLVEGPLNNLKESMMQFSKPKRLVNAANPGSHFMTTAMYDAREAMVPGSMYDRSGPINGATPQPSPYFRGPPYDMYGRAHDTLDYISTEHSQPGLSNLPVPVGMFMNMAHVPPRFYQQHQQALAARGGRVGGVGMRGNRAGSRKQTKNMGGAGAPQLSQPFSQDPSMQSYSQPGLTQGHLSQGMSGPGLSGLSQGLSQAELSQDSYMVDQFQSQTDGLLSQDSTYQGDRAFFTPASQTHHFSQPY from the exons ATGTGCAATGTGTGCCACAAGTGGTTCTGCAATGGCCGCGGCAACACCTCTGGCTCTCACATCATCAACCACTTGGTGCGCGCCAAACATAAG GAGGTGAGCCTGCACAAGGATGGCCTGGTGCGGGACACTGTGCTGGAGTgctatgcttgtgctgtcaAGAATGTCTTTGTGCTGGGCTTCATTCCTGCCAAGGCTGAGTCTGTGGTGGTACTACTGTGCCGCCAGCCCTGTGCTGCCCAGAGCTCTCTTAGGGACATGAATTG GGATCCTGAGCAGTGGAAGCCCCTGATCAACGACCGTGCACTGCTGCCTTGGCTGGTGCGTGTCCCCTCTGAGGCTGAGCAGTTGCGTGCCCGCCAGATAACAGCACAGCAGATCAACAAGCTGGAAGAATTGTGGAAGGAGAATGCCTCAGCCACCTTTGATGACCTGGAGAGGCCAGGGGTGGATGAGGAGCCCCAGCAAGTGTGTCTCAG GTACGAGGATGGTTTCCAATACCAGAACATCTTTGGTCCATTGGTGAAGTTGGAAGCAGATTATGACAAAAAGCTGAAGGAATCCCAGACCCAAGACAAGATTGAAGTGCGCTGGGACATTGGCCTCAACAAGAAGATCTGTGCTTACTTCACTCTTGCCAAAACTGATGGAG ACATGCGGCTGATGCATGGGGATGAGCTACGGCTGAGGTACCTGGGAGACCTGCATAAGCCCTGGTCTGGGGTGGGGCATGTCATCAAGATCCCAGACAACTTTGGGGAGGAGGTGGGCATAGAGCTGAAATCCAATGTTGGAGTGCCCACAGACTGCCGGGACAAGTTCGTGGTTGACTTTGTGTGGAAGTCAACTAGCTTTGATAG GATGCAGGCTGCCCTACGCAAGTTTGCTGTTGATGACTCCTCTGTATCACCCTACATATACCATCGTTTGCTGGGTCATGTGGAGATCGATGAACTTATCTTCCGCCATATTCACCTTCCCAAGCAGCTGTCTGCTCCTAATCTGCCAACCCTCAATAACTCCCAG CAATATGCCCTGAAACATGCCTTGCAGCGACCTCTGTCTCTCATCCAAGGCCCCCCAGGCACAGGCAAGACAGTGACCTCAGCCACCATTGTGTACCAGCTGGTGAAGCAGACAGGTGGCTCCGTGTTGGTGTGTGCTCCTTCAAATACTGCAGTCGATCAGCTCACTGAGAAGATACACAAGACTGGCCTGAAG GTGGTGCGGCTGTGTGCCAAGTCCCGTGAAGCCATTGACTCTCCCGTGTCCTTCCTTGCCCTCCATAACCAGATCCGTAATCTAGAGGA TAATGGTGAGCTTCAGAAGTTGCAACAGCTAAAGGAGGAAACTGGTGAGCTGTCATCTGCTGATGAGAAACGTTATCGCATGCTCAAGAAACAGGCTGAAAAG ACCTTGCTGGAGGCTGCTGATGTCATCTGCTGCACATGTGTGGGTGCTGGAGATCCCAGGTTGGCTCGTCTTAAATTCCACTCCATCCTAATTGATGAATCCATGCAGGCCACCGAACCTGAGTGCATGGTGCCA GTCGTATTGGGAGCCAAGCAGGTCATTCTGGTAGGGGACCACTGCCAGCTGGGGCCAGTGGTGATGTGCAAGAAGGCTTCTCGTGCAGGGCTCTCACAGTCCCTGTTTGAGCGTCTGGTGGTTCTGGGCATTCGACCTTTCCGTCTTACTGTCCAGTATCGTATGCATCCACAGCTAGCACAGTTCCCTTCAAACTTCTTTTATGAAGGTTCCCTACAGAATGGTGTGGCTGATG CTGATCGCACCATGAAGGGTGTAAGTTTCCCCTGGCCCCAAGCAGACAAGCCACAGTTCTTCTATGTCACATCTGGTCAAGAGGAGATTGCTGGTTCAGGAACCTCCTACCTGAATCGCACTGAAGCTTCCAGTGTGGAGAAGCTGGTTACTCGCTTCCTTAATTCCGGGGTGAAACCAGAGCAGATTGGAGTTATCACCCCATATGAGGGCCAGAGAGCTTACTTG GTCCAGTACATGCAATACCAGGGACCTCTCAACCAGAAGCTGTACCAACGCCTGGAGGTAGCCAGTGTGGATGCATTCCAGGGCCGTGAGAAAGATCTCATCATTATGTCTTGTGTGCGATCAAATGAACACCAGGGCATTGGCTTCCTCTCTGACCCTCGTCGTCTCAATGTGGCACTGACCCGAGCTCGTTATGGTATCATCATTGTTGGCAATCCTAAAGTGCTCTCCAAG CAAGGACTATGGAACCATTTGCTCCATCACTTCAAGGAGAAGAAGGTGTTGGTGGAAGGACCCCTCAACAACCTTAAGGAGTCTATGATGCAGTTCAGCAAGCCCAAGCGTTTGGTTAATGCTGCCAATCCAGGCTCTCACTTCATGACCACTGCTATGTATGACGCCCGTGAGGCCATGGTACCCGGCTCTATGTATGATCGCTCTGGTCCCATTAATGGTGCCACACCACAACCCTCACCCTACTTCAGAG GTCCACCCTATGACATGTACGGCCGTGCCCATGACACCCTGGATTACATCTCTACTGAGCACTCTCAACCTGGCCTCAGCAACTTACCAGTCCCAGTGGGGATGTTCATGAATATGGCCCATGTGCCACCTCGCTTCTATCAACAGCATCAGCAGGCTCTAGCAGCCCGGGGTGGCCGTGTGGGAGGAGTTGGAATGCGTGGTAACAGGGCCGGCTCAAGGAAACAGACCAAGAACATGGGTGGGGCAGGTGCTCCTCAGCTCTCCCAGCCTTTCAGTCAGGATCCCTCCATGCAGAGTTACTCACAGCCAGGACTCACCCAGGGTCACCTCTCACAG GGCATGTCTGGTCCTGGCCTAAGTGGACTGTCTCAAGGATTGTCTCAGGCTGAGCTATCCCAGGACTCCTACATGGTGGATCAGTTCCAGAGTCAGACCGATGGCCTTCTCTCTCAAGACTCCACTTACCAGGGCGATCGTGCGTTCTTCACCCCAGCATCACAAACGCACCACTTCTCACAG CCATACTGA